TAGTAAAACAACAAGAAAACACAGCATCTGCTCTAATTGAAGGGAGACTGATTACCGGTGGGTGCGAGGAAACGAAAAGTTCGAGGAAGTGCAGATGCTTCGCAAGAACACGCTGGACGGATACTGTGTGGTAACTGGTAATAACAAAGTCGAATCCACCCAATGACGAGAATATTGTCACAATGAGTAGAATTCGGGTCGAGATCGTTGTGCCGAGCTTCTCAACGTACTACTCCTCATATCCCTCGTCTTCAAATGGGCTTTCAATCTTCATGGGTCGTACTTGATACCACTGTTTGTCATGGGAAAACCTTCTTCAGACCATCCGAATTCAACTTCAAaggagaaaaaacataaaaacaaacaacaaaagaagcaTAATAAGCCCAACAAAACAATCAAGTCTTGTTCTGACTTCCTTACAGACAAAGTATGCGGGTGTCCACATCGTACTTACTTGCCACTTGCCGGACTTTCGTCGGTGTGGGATTCAGTGTAACCAGCTCAAAAATACGCAGCGTGGTCGAGTCCAGGAAACACCGAATATCTGTTATCACGACATCTTCAATAACTGTTACGGTTGGGCAACCGCCTGCAACCGTCAATAGTGGAACACTGTAAATCCATATTTGTGGTGTCAGCCAAACTCTCCAACGACCTGCAATCGTGAATCCACCACTTCTGTGAAGATTCCCAGTAGACCTTCCACGCTCCTTAGCTTTGGACATTCTCCTACTCTGAGCTTCCTTAGCTTTCTCAATTTCCATAAGTCTTGACATCCTTTCCATGGACCTGCAATCTATGACCGATAGGAAGCAAAGGGATCCCAATTCTTCAAGGCCGCATccaagcaaatgaacctcttGCAAATTCCTCATGTGCGACACATCAAGTGCTTTGGGAGGAACTCACAGCTGCATATGGATGACCTCCAACTCCGCCCGAAATATACCAGGAAATTCCGACATCAAACAACTATCCAATCGCAAGGTTGACAAGTTTTCGGAAATGGAAACATTCTACGACTGTGCAATCACCAGATTTCCAATTTCTCACTCTATTAAACTAGAAGGGAGCTGGGGGACGAAATGTAGGGCCACCCGCGAGAATGCTCATTACCTCGGCTGGGTCGAAATTGAGAGGACAGTCTTAGGAGTTCATCTTAGACAAGTCACATTTGGGGGAAGCTCTGGCAACTGTTCACCTCCAGGACATGATTCTAGATTAAGTATTTGGAGATTGGAGAGACCACTCACCGTGGTGGGTAATTCGTATATACCTGTGTATGAAAAGTCTAGGATCCTCAAATAAGACAATCTCCCAATTTTTTTAGGGATTTTACCTCTCATGAAGTAACATCTACTAGCATGCAACTCCTCAAGCTTCTCCATCAGCCAGATTGCACTTGGTAATCTTGTTATCCCAACTAGGTTGTTTATTCTAAGTACTTTCAGTTGCTTtagtttgccaattgaattaggCAATCCGGATATTTTAGTGCTTGACAAGTCCAGGATTCTCAAACAAGACAGGCTCCCAATTTCTTCGGGGATTTCGCCGGTCAAGTTGCCACATCCACTAGCGTCCAACTCTTCAAGTATCTCCATCAGCCCGATTGCACTTGGTAATCTTGTTATCCCCCTTATGCGGTTTATCATAAGTACTTTCAGTTGCTTTAAATTGCCGATTGAATCAGGTAGGTGATCCAAACTTGTCGATGACAAATCCAACTCCACTAATGATTGCAATTCCCCAACCGAATCTGgaagttcttttatctttgtaCACTCAGATAAATTCAACAGCCTAAGTTTCACCAACCCTCCAATCGAGCATGGCAATTTGCTAATCCGACTATGTGACACATCAAAGGTCAACAATGACCGCAAATTACCAAACGTCTCTGGAAGTCTACGTAGCGTATTAGGCATGACAATCTCTATCACAGCTTGTAGACATCCTATTTCTTCAGGCAACTTTTCAAGAGAGTCACATCCCTTCAAGTTCAAAGTAGTTAGATGCTCTAATTTACCGATGGATGCATCAATTTCAACTAAGTTGCAACAGCcttcaagaatcaatctctccaaggACACCAACATAGATAAATCAGGTGTTCTCATTAAGTAGTTACAATAGCTGAGATCTAGTACTTTAAGTTTGCTTGCCGCCTGCAaaacaatttgataaaatataaaataagaaacaatCCGTACTAAAAAAAGGACTGGAGAAATGATATACGTGTACAAGGAGTGGGACTTGTATCATACCCTAATATGGTTCCAACCAATCCATTTCTCTGAAATATCACTGCATGAAACGTCAAGAATGACTAGATTAGGAAGATGAAAGTTCGTCGCCACAAACTCGTAAGGGCAACATCGCCAAGAAAGCCATGTTAAACGAGAGAGAAGATTATTAAAGTCTCCAGCAAGGAAGACCCCATTCCCTTCAAAGAACCTCAGGTTTCGTAAATTAGCAACTTCATCTTGCGTTACAACGTCTCCACGATATCCTAGTGACAGGGCTTCTATTTTCCTACTTCCCCGACAATGAAAACACCAAGAAGTCCACATGTGAAGATTAAAGGCAAACAATTTGAAGCGCTAATAGCGATtagcttttccttttgcaagAATGGTCTTCAACAATTTACAGGAAAAAAAGTGGTTCCATTTTTTACCTCTTTTCGCTTCAGAATGTTCAAGGCTTCCTCGTGATTCCACACTCTGCTACGCTTGCAAGGATTTTTGGAATTCTCTTGATGGACAATTTCCCTTCCGAGATCGCGcacttggtcatgcatccaaaaagtGTTGTCATCTTTGATTTTAATCAAGGACATGAGAAAGAGGGCTTCAATGGCATTGTGTGGGTAGTATCCACATTCATCCCACATGTAGAAGGGGTATGTTCTATccttattaacaaaaaaacaagctatatcCAAAAATACTTGCTTTTGTGCATCATCTAATCTTTCATAAGTTATCATCAATGTTCTTTGGACTTCCATGGGAGGAGCTTTTTGTAGCTTCTTGCATGTGTCTACCCATAATGCTTCGGATTTACCAGAAAGGAATGAACCCGTAACCTCCAATGCTAAAGGAAGCTTTCCCAAAGTGGAGACAACATTTTCCGAAAGGGAAGCATAATGATATGGTGGAGAGTCTCTTCTAAAGGCATGCCTACTGAAAAGCATAAGAGCATGCTCAAATTCCATTTCTTGTACTTCGtaagttgaaatttttgtaGGCTTTTTTGCAAGGACTTCGCCTATTACTTCTCCCTCGGCCATTAGGACACTTCTATTCCTAGTAGTTACGATTATCCTACTACCAGAGCCAAACCAATTACCTTTTTCTGCTAGACTTTTGAGTTGCTCTTTGTCATCCACATCGTCAAGAACAATGAGCacttttcttttgcaaagtACTCTCTTAATCATGTTGATACCATCATCAACATCATGAATTTGGTCGACAGATCTAGAATCCAAGAACTTGGATAACAAATGTTTTTGCAAATATACCAGACCCCGGCGTTGGGATGACTCTCGGATATCCGAAAGGAAATTGCAACCTTCAAAATGAGAAGACAGTTGGTTGTAGACAACCTTGGCAAGTGTCGTTTTGCCAATCCCACCTATTCCATGGATTCCAAGAAATTGGACACCATCATATTCCACATCCAACATTCTGATTATAGAATGCACTcgatcatcaactccaactaGATGTTCAGTCACATTTTTAAATCTGACATTTAGCTTAACCAAAACAGTTTGAATTACGGATTGGATCGGATCTCCCTGGCTGCCATAAGGTAACAACTATGTTAGCAATAACTTTTATATTGTAGAACTACTAGCTAAGTGACTCAATTGCCATCAGATGCTGAGTAAATTACGCAAAAGAAATCTAGACCCCAAAACGATCATTTCTTTTACATGACTATATCACCAATAATACAATAACGAGACCGGGGAGGAAAGGAAATCTACAGATGAcagttgaaaagtttaagacattTACCCTTCATCTTTCTTCAAGTTCCACCCCTTTATCTCGTCCACCTCGATAAGAGACTTTTCCCATGACTCTACTTCAGTGCTAAACTGCTTCTCATACTTTGAAAGGGCTTGGCtatataattttgttttaagTTTGACATCAGCAGGTTCCACGTTGAAGAAAATGGGCAGAATCTCTTTGCTGTCATTTGATTTTGAGGTGCACTCTACCATGTATGTgagctcgcggaggcaccaATGACTCGAAGCATAATTTGTGGAAAATATGGGAATATAGATCTTGGACTTCTCAATTGCTTGCAGAAGTTCACCACCAATTCTTTCGCCAACGCGAAGGGATTCATCATCCCTGAATACGAGGATCCCGGCACTAGTCATGCCATGGTAAAGACAATCGGTGAATCCATGACGGGTATCGGGTCCTCGAAAGCTTAGAAAAACCTCATACGAAGGTCCGGATGATGCCCTCGAAGTTGTCCCTTTCTCCATTGTAGGATCTTCAAACGCCATGGATATTgaatcctttctttctctcagGAAAGTTTGCTTTGGGTGTGCTTGGATCTGAGCGTGGGCTCTCAATACAATAACCTCCGGGGATTAGGAAATGAAGCCAGCTGTGCTAAAGAGATCGGAGAGCTGTTTTTACGGAGATGGCCCGCCTAGTTTAGGCGACGGGCCATAGATGGTCAATCTATGATTAATATATGAGTCCGCAATGTCATGGAATCGTAGAAAGAGAATGAGTTTTGTGAGAGGTGGTTGAGTTTATAGATCATCCATTCAAGCCAAGTGGAAGACCGAACCACTATGAATTTGTTTTGCATCTCTTCTATCTCATTAATTCTTTTATATCTGTTTAATAGAAGATACCGATTCTGCATAACTGTTTTCCAATATAGCAACGTATTCTACACGTCCTtcggaaaaacaaaaatgatagtaataatttttcctaaaacaaCAAATTCGCCTCCTCTCAGTCGATGTGCTTATCGATTTATCAGGAAATATCGTTGGTTATTGAACgtgtgaaaatgagaaaaaatggtCTTCGTCTTCTGCAGCATTGCTAGGCAATTGCTTTGGGTGGTTGAACCGGACTTGAACGTGGAAACAGAGAAGATTTGAAGATTTGAATGAAAAAATGGCATGCGGTTTACGAAATTGTTCCGAAATTCTGATCCATTATTAAAAGAAATGCCCAAAGATAGAGGGCGGTCCACAGTCCACTATTAAAAGATTTGGTGTGATTGTGTTTGTTTCTTTCGGCAACATTATTGTGTTTAATAAGATTGAAAGCACGTCATCGTTATTTGTCTTGGTCTTTTATTATGTCGTAAGTGTTGGTCTTTATTATATCTTCGAGCTAGGTAACTTGGACGGCACCTTAGGTTGTGGTTAATGATAGAGAAACGATTCAAAGTGTCCGACGTTTCACATGTTCCTTCCGGAATGCAGCCAAAACTCGAAAGACTATGGAAACTTCTTGCAATTGTGACAGGATGACAAACAAGAAGGATAATTAAATGTGTGCAGATAGCTTAGATACATTTGCTTAGAGTGTGCATCTTTTGTCGTGTTCCCGAATTTTCTCCAATTATGAAAAACCTAATTATAATTGTAGGGATGGGGGTGGGATTTTACCTGTTATGTATGACCCCCTCGAAGTAGTCTAACAAACAGTGTTCGAATTTAATCCATACTATTACCTAATAATGGATTGATTAGCAAAGTCCTCAATGgaaattattttgtttaatgGAGATGTAACTATGTTTTTTTCCTACCAAAGAAAGGTATACAAACCTACTTCCAACCCCCCGCCCCCAAACCACCACCAACCCACGGTCCCCCtccctccccaaaaaaaaaaaaaaaaatcgaccagTCAACGTTCGACCTTGGAGTGCTTCTAATTCTTCCCTTGAATTTCCTCGAAGGTGTGTAATTTGAGGTAATCACGTACTCGCTAGACTATGATTAGGGCAAGACAAGAGACCGGCATGTATAGTACGACGGACAAAATCAAACACATCACAATAATTACACGGGagtttgcgtttttttttttttgtgagactcAGTTTGGGGTTCTCACGATTTCTCTTAGGTGTTTTAAGAAATCTAGATATTGGAAAACAATACGTAAAGCTAATTGAATGATATACATCCAACTCTTCAATCTATTTATTGAGTCTAAATAACTCTTATTGATCGAATAGCGTATGTTGTAATGGGTATGGTTCCATAACGGtacttaaatttttctttttaataagaTAATGTGAGCTGATGTAGGTCATGAATGTGAACAAGTGGAAATAAGATACTGGTAATTCTAATGGTAGTTGTCAAATAGATCCATTGTTGCcttcaaaattgaatctttAACATCCGACGACTATctttatttcaattaagggcatAATTATTTGGTCTGATCCAAATTCATGCTAGGGAACCtaacactattttttttttaccgagcTAATAAAGGAAACCCATTATAACGGTGAACAAGAGAAAGCTTCTAGAGCAATGtggcacaattaaaagcaaGCTGGGAGGCGAGTTATTTAAAggcctaataccaaaaaaaaaaaatcccaaacattGGTATTTGTCTAaaatatatccaaaacttttttttctcataaaaaaccttcaactttagtatttgtcttaattatattcaaaacttttttttgttccaattctactgGCTTAGTATCGaaaaaacccccaacttttGCAAGTGTCCCAAtaatatccaaaattattttcgtaAATGGTTTATTGGTCTGACAACTATTGACtgacttttcaaaaataattatatgTTTGGGTCCCGGAAATGTTTTATTGATTTGCATCCATCAACTTTTCACCTGATCACAGGAAGAAAACAACAGGTAGGTGCTAATCCTCGAAGTAGCCAAATTATTCTCGTCCATCTTCTTCGAAGTTATATTGAATAACTTTCGTAACATGTAATTTCACTTGCACAGTCAAACCCAACCCGACCAACCTCTTTTTCATATATCGAGCTTTGTTCCGCCTTTGTTTTTCCCATATATACAAAGTAGCCAACTTATTTGCTGGCATTTTCATCATaatcgattttatttttttacacaGGCTGGATGGTTGCTATCATCCCAAGAGGATCAGGGATGATGCTTTTTCACAAAGGAAGTGCACAAGTTTCTCAACCCATTACTACATATAAGTGAAAATAGTcactgtttaaaaaaaattgtaaaagaaatATCCGAAAGTATCTTCTTTTCCACCCGACATTCAATAATTAAAACAGCAAGAAAAAGTCTCACCATCAGTAATCGGACtcatcgttttctttttctttatgattAAGTCATTGTCATCAGCTCAAAAAATTTACCATGACCTGTCTTTTTTGTTGGTATTATCAAGAAAATAGTTTCTCTATATCAACCAAGAAGCACTCTAAATTCATATTCATCTGTAATCTCGTCATCATCCAGATGCTGCTTCGccatcgggaaaagtacacttttagtgtcaaaagttataCACGAAagtcactttggtgtcaaaaaGTTTCagtcggatcactttagtgccaagtcaaATACAAAAGGATTGATGCATCCGGTGAAATTTTCTGGCTAAAATTATCACGTGTCAttagtaattaattttttaatgtcaaatgacaattaaaaataataataagcgAACATGGacttctacactttaaaataaattaaattcaagtttaaaaattatctaaaaataaattctttgaaaataaaaattttatataaaatataattaaaaataagtttaaaatttaacaaaaacctttaaaaaaaaaaaaaaaacggagtaCAAACCTTACTAGGCAGTGAGGGCTTTCACAAGTCCTCGCCGCATGTctgcaacttttatttttgagttttttactttattttgtgaattttttaacagaatttttcagtttattttaaataaattttttatttttttgattttttccaaaattttatttatttttgtaaactaattaaagttgtattttcatttttaatattttcttttaatttttgccttttttagtTGCTGATTGGACCTCATTTGAGTCACATCAACAcgaaatattagtaaaataatgccaTATCATATTTCTGGCTGATCAAATCTGGCTTGGCATTAAAACattcttttttgcaaaaattttacacttaagtaatctgaatgaaacttttggcactaaagttatCTCCTGTAcaacttttagcactaaaagtgtacttttcgcCTTCATCGTCAtacaaaccaaaagaaaaataaaatcatagtTTAAATAAACATCTGGATTAAAATCTAAAACTAATTGGAAGTGTATGAATGTTGGAGATTTGTTGCCATCAAGCTATTGTACGGATgttcaatttcataaaaagCATCGATGGTCTTCGATGATAACATAGTGATTTTCTTGCTACATCTAATTATTATCAAAATGGAGGATAAGAATCTGCGATCCGACCGTCCTCGAAGCACATATTCTTGACTTTGTAGTAAGAAGACATACACGTTTTGCCTAGTTAAATAAAGATAGACTCTTCCTTGTCTCAGAATGTCTCTTCGAGTCCAAAATTTGGGCTCACGATGAGGCACGTGACCGCTTTATAATTGCGGGTAATTTTCCAATCTTGTTGGCGAAAGACTATGACAGGTATTTTGCCTCATGGTATGATACCCTCGTTTTCATGATTATGCAaacatccaaaaaaattagggaagtACCAACTCCTCTGTAATTCTACAAGTGTAGATAGTCATTTATGGATAATATAAAGTACCAATATACCACTGACATTTAACTTATcaacttctttgaaatttttacgtGTGCTTTTAGTAAAATACCTCATGGACAAGGAATTTACCAGCCTCTCAATAATTTAGTGAGTGATCAAGTTTTACAAGCGTGGTTTGTGAACTACCACCACTAGAGAGAATTTACTAATTTTCCAATAAAGTAGTAAATAACCAACTTCTTTCAAATTATCACCATTATCATGTTTTTATCAACGATAATTTAAAAGTGTACAAGTGTCGTTAGTAACTTATTAATGTAACAATCAATAAAAtgaccaacttcttttaaattaTCCCCGTTAtctggttttttttattaaccttCAAATAAATCGATACATTATCGACTAATTTAAGTATCAAGTGTCGTTATAACTTATTAATACGATAATGAACTTACCAATATTCCCTTAAATTGGTAACATACCATACTCTGTGGAATTTTATAAATGTGCTTAGTTAAA
The genomic region above belongs to Rhodamnia argentea isolate NSW1041297 chromosome 6, ASM2092103v1, whole genome shotgun sequence and contains:
- the LOC125315513 gene encoding disease resistance protein RPV1-like codes for the protein MLDVEYDGVQFLGIHGIGGIGKTTLAKVVYNQLSSHFEGCNFLSDIRESSQRRGLVYLQKHLLSKFLDSRSVDQIHDVDDGINMIKRVLCKRKVLIVLDDVDDKEQLKSLAEKGNWFGSGSRIIVTTRNRSVLMAEGEVIGEVLAKKPTKISTYEVQEMEFEHALMLFSRHAFRRDSPPYHYASLSENVVSTLGKLPLALEVTGSFLSGKSEALWVDTCKKLQKAPPMEVQRTLMITYERLDDAQKQVFLDIACFFVNKDRTYPFYMWDECGYYPHNAIEALFLMSLIKIKDDNTFWMHDQVRDLGREIVHQENSKNPCKRSRVWNHEEALNILKRKERFKLFAFNLHMWTSWCFHCRGSRKIEALSLGYRGDVVTQDEVANLRNLRFFEGNGVFLAGDFNNLLSRLTWLSWRCCPYEFVATNFHLPNLVILDVSCSDISEKWIGWNHIRAASKLKVLDLSYCNYLMRTPDLSMLVSLERLILEGCCNLVEIDASIGKLEHLTTLNLKGCDSLEKLPEEIGCLQAVIEIVMPNTLRRLPETFGNLRSLLTFDVSHSRISKLPCSIGGLVKLRLLNLSECTKIKELPDSVGELQSLVELDLSSTSLDHLPDSIGNLKQLKVLMINRIRGITRLPSAIGLMEILEELDASGCGNLTGEIPEEIGSLSCLRILDLSSTKISGLPNSIGKLKQLKVLRINNLVGITRLPSAIWLMEKLEELHASRCYFMRDCRSMERMSRLMEIEKAKEAQSRRMSKAKERGRSTGNLHRSGGFTIAGGCPTVTVIEDVVITDIRCFLDSTTLRIFELVTLNPTPTKVRQVAIEFGWSEEGFPMTNSGIKYDP
- the LOC125315514 gene encoding disease resistance protein L6-like codes for the protein MAFEDPTMEKGTTSRASSGPSYEVFLSFRGPDTRHGFTDCLYHGMTSAGILVFRDDESLRVGERIGGELLQAIEKSKIYIPIFSTNYASSHWCLRELTYMVECTSKSNDSKEILPIFFNVEPADVKLKTKLYSQALSKYEKQFSTEVESWEKSLIEVDEIKGWNLKKDEG